Proteins from one Oncorhynchus masou masou isolate Uvic2021 chromosome 12, UVic_Omas_1.1, whole genome shotgun sequence genomic window:
- the LOC135549951 gene encoding histone H3-like centromeric protein A, with protein MPRRDPDSSSASRRKGATPKRRPPAPTAPASTSPAARLSGPSAPAGVAPSLQKRRRFRPGTRALMEIRKYQKSTDLLLRKGPFARLVREVCQTYSRDFMRWQVYALLALQEAAEAFLVLLFSDAYLCTIHAKRVTLFPRDIQLARRIRGVDHL; from the exons ATGCCTCGTCGAGATCCTGACAGCTCTTCTGCAAGCCGGCGCAAGGGTGCAACACCCAAGCGTCGGCCTCCAGCCCCAACCGCGCCTGCTTCAACATCACCGGCAGCACGGTTGAGCGGACCATCAG CCCCTGCAGGTGTAGCTCCCTCCCTGCAAAAGAGGAGGAGGTTTCGCCCTGGCACCCGAGCTCTGATGGAAATTCGCAAGTACCAGAAGAGCACGGACTTGCTTTTGCGCAAGGGACCGTTTGCGCGCCTG GTTCGGGAGGTGTGCCAGACGTATAGCAGGGACTTCATGAGATGGCAGGTGTATGCTCTTCTGGCATTGCAGGAG GCTGCAGAGGCTTTCCTCGTTTTACTGTTTTCCGATGCCTACCTGTGTACCATCCACGCCAAGCGTGTAACGCTATTCCCCCGCGACATTCAGCTTGCCCGGCGAATTCGAGGAGTTGATCATCTCTGA
- the LOC135549949 gene encoding LIM/homeobox protein Lhx9-like yields the protein MMSPEDSSTLEGLLYGSLHGDEGEESVNQGSRQLGEDHSKASSPATGLVEEPLVCAGCEGRVCDRFVLLAAGRAWHEACLRCSQCQCELQTHLTLYCRDGSIYCQQDYCRLFSVGRCARCSQPIPSSAMVMRSGDLTFHPECFSCQECDVTLMPGNLYSQHGQSLYCQSHYHDDSSAPPSHKLHLKQREGEGEESVSSPEPRLEDGVTGGRARRRTKRIRTCFRSEQLRAMESYFALKHNPDGKDWSCLSHRTGLPKRVLQVWFQNARAKLRRSLSADESQSNSPAPQRFDTMATASPSLVTSHQSFQTSTIDQLELSLLIAPLSDPPQSPADQSTGFKDSFFLDYNPQGAPRLSPLMIYDFGESGLGREGDSDTVLQPYY from the exons ATGATGTCACCAGAGGACAGCAGCACCCTGGAGGGCTTATTGTATGGCAGCCTCCATGGTGACGAGGGGGAGGAGTCAGTGAACCAGGGGAGCAGACAATTAGGAGAGGATCATTCAAAAGCCAGT TCTCCAGCTACAGGCTTAGTAGAGGAGCCGTTGGTGTGTGCCGGCTGCGAGGGACGTGTTTGCGACCGCTTTGTTCTATTGGCTGCAGGGCGGGCGTGGCACGAGGCGTGTCTCCGCTGTAGCCAATGCCAGTGTGAGCTCCAGACGCACCTCACACTCTACTGCCGTGACGGCAGCATCTACTGTCAGCAGGACTACTGCAG GTTATTCAGTGTGGGACGATGTGCCCGCTGCTCCCAGCCAATCCCGTCGTCAGCAATGGTCATGAGGTCTGGTGATCTGACGTTTCACCCTGAATGCTTTTCCTGCCAG GAGTGTGATGTCACTTTGATGCCTGGAAACCTATACAGTCAACACGGGCAGAGCCTGTACTGTCAATCACATTACCATGATGACAGCAGTGCGCCACCCTCTCACAAGCTCCACCTCAAGCAGAGAGAAG gagaaggggaggagtctGTCAGCAGCCCTGAGCCACGACTGGAGGATGGTGTTACAGGTGGCCGGGCCCGCAGGCGGACTAAGCGAATAAGAACATGTTTCCGCAGCGAACAGTTGAGAGCCATGGAGTCCTATTTTGCCCTGAAACACAACCCTGATGGCAAGGATTGGAGCTGTCTGTCTCACAGGACCGGTCTGCCCAAGAGAGTGCTTCAG GTGTGGTTCCAGAATGCAAGGGCCAAGCTGAGGCGTTCCCTCTCAGCCGACGAGTCGCAGAGCAACTCACCCGCCCCGCAGAGGTTTGACACCATGGCTACAGCCTCCCCGTCCCTAGTGACCTCCCACCAGTCCTTCCAGACAAGCACCATCGACCAACTGGAGCTCTCGCTGCTCATTGCCCCTCTCAGTGACCCGCCCCAAAGCCCCGCCGACCAATCAACAGGCTTTAAAGACTCGTTCTTCCTGGACTACAATCCCCAGGGTGCACCAAGGCTCTCCCCTTTGATGATCTATGATTTTGGGGAGTCTGGATTGGGGAGAGAAGGAGATTCTGACACTGTACTTCAACCATATTATTGA
- the LOC135549950 gene encoding proteasome subunit beta type-7-like yields the protein MLNNSRPCQPQSAGFSFENTRRNAVLEGNLSELGYSSPKARKTGTTIAGIVFKDGVILGADTRATDDMVVADKNCMKIHYIAPNIYCCGAGVAADAEVTTQMMSSNVELHSLSTGRPPLVVTVTRQLKQMLFRYQGHIGSSLIVGGVDVTGAHLYSVYPHGSYDKLPFLTMGSGAGAAISIFEDRYRPNMELEEAKKLVRDAIAAGIFCDLGSGSNVDLCVITQAGVQYLRGYDQPAQKGKREGQYKYKPGTTAVLTKTVTPLPLDVVDESIQLMDTP from the exons ATGCTCAATAATTCTCGACCTTGCCAACCTCAAAGCGCTGGTTTTTCCTTCGAAAACACTCGCAG GAATGCTGTGTTGGAAGGGAATTTGTCTGAGCTTGGTTACAGTTCTCCTAAGGCAAGGAAGACTGGAACCACCATCGCTGGCATAGTCTTCAAG GATGGCGTGATTCTTGGAGCTGACACAAGAGCCACTGATGACATGGTGGTAGCTGACAAGAATTGCATGAAGATCCACTACATTGCACCTAACATTTA CTGTTGTGGAGCAGGTGTGGCTGCAGATGCAGAAGTCACCACTCAGATGATGTCATCCAATGTGGAGCTGCACTCACTCAGCACAGGGCGCCCTCCCCTTGTTGTCACAGTTACCCGACAACTGAAACAGATGCTCTTCAG GTACCAGGGACATATTGGCTCCTCTCTGATTGTTGGAGGTGTGGATGTGACTGGTGCTCACCTCTATAGCGTCTACCCACACGGCTCCTACGACAAACTACCATTCCTTACCATGG GATCAGGAGCAGGGGCAGCTATTTCAATATTTGAGGACAGATACAGACCAAACATGGAG CTGGAAGAGGCTAAAAAGCTGGTGCGGGATGCCATTGCTGCTGGGATTTTCTGTGACCTGGGCTCTGGCAGCAACGTGGACCTGTGTGTCATCACCCAGGCAGGGGTTCAGTACCTTAGGGGCTATGACCAGCCTGCCCAGAAGGGGAAAAG agAAGGGCAGTACAAGTACAAGCCTGGCACCACTGCAGTTTTGACAAAGACTGTCACACCCCTGCCTCTGGATGTTGTTGATGAATCAATTCAGCTCATGGACACTCCGTAA
- the LOC135549948 gene encoding major histocompatibility complex class I-related gene protein-like, with amino-acid sequence MLYLKETKNVVHKMYTFILFVFYFSTECIFQSQSEIYSLNYIYTVLSKPVELPGIHEFTAMGLMNNRQIDYYDSVDKKKIPKQDWMREKLPADYWEKGTQSRKSKEQWFRVNVDILMNRMRHNNTDVHILQGRHGCEIDKQPGGTLKFMKGTDQYSYDGDDFLAFDDATMQWVAPVDQALQTKRKWDGEQILNQYTKGYLEKECVDWLSKFMAYGDKEFSKADSPPDIYVFANKAKTAGNVRLTCMATGFYPKDVMINFKKNGIQLNKNDGVLSTGARPNNDDTYQVRISVQIPEADKQTYECFVNHITLNESIVEKWDGTCRDCSQSTVAIIAIIIIIGGAAAIGIIIVLFRWKKGKICAGNTGALPPTGIQAPLNGSGNGATNSNLTTTPMTMNGARGTSSDSGKDGGSINSSDSGKGSQKERSSDGASEEEVKTPMLPN; translated from the exons ATGCTGTACCTCAAGGAAACTAAAAACGTAGTTCACAAAATGTATACGTTTatattatttgttttttatttctcGACGGAATGTATTTTTCAGAGCCAAAGCG AGATCTACTCGTTGAATTACATCTACACTGTCCTCTCAAAGCCAGTTGAATTGcctggtatccatgagttcactGCCATGGGTTTGATGAATAACAGACAAATCGATTACTATGACAGTGTGGATAAAAAGAAGATTCCCAAACAGGACTGGATGAGGGAGAAGCTGCCAGCAGACTACTGGGAAAAAGGCACTCAGTCACGCAAGAGCAAGGAGCAGTggttcagagtcaatgtcgaCATCCTGATGAACCGCATGAGGCACAACAACACTG ATGTCCATATTCTTCAGGGGAGGCATGGCTGTGAGATTGACAAACAGCCAGGCGGCACATTGAAATTCATGAAGGGCACTGACCAATACAGCTACGATGGTGACGACTTCCTGGCCTTTGACGATGCCACTATGCAGTGGGTGGCCCCAGTTGATCAAGCTCTGCAGACTAAGAGGAAGTGGGACGGGGAGCAGATCCTCAACCAGTACACCAAGGGCTACCTGGAGAAGGAGTGTGTGGACTGGCTGTCCAAATTCATGGCATATGGGGATAAAGAATTCAGTAAAGCTGACT CCCCTCCAGATATCTATGTTTTTGCTAATAAGGCCAAAACTGCAGGAAATGTCCGCCTGACCTGCATGGCGACAGGTTTCTATCCCAAAGATGTGATGATTAATTTTAAGAAGAATGGTATCCAACTGAACAAAAACGATGGAGTGCTGTCTACAGGAGCCCGACCCAATAATGATGACACCTACCAGGTCAGGATTAGTGTGCAGATCCCAGAGGCAGACAAGCAAACTTACGAATGCTTTGTCAACCATATAACGTTGAACGAGTCAATTGTGGAAAAATGGG ATGGAACATGCCGTGATTGTAGCCAATCCACAGTTGCTATCATtgctatcatcatcatcattggtGGCGCTGCTGCCATTGGCATAATTATCGTGCTGTTTCGTTGGAAGAAGGGCAAAATAT GTGCTGGTAATACAGGAGCTCTACCACCGACTGGGATCCAGGCCCCTCTAAATG GCAGTGGGAATGGAGCGACCAATTCGAATTTGACCACCACACCAA TGACAATGAATGGCGCTAGAGGCACTTCCTCTGACTCAG GCAAAGACGGTGGAAGCATCAACTCATCAGACTCTG GTAAAGGCAGCCAGAAGGAAAGGTCTTCAGATGGAGCCAGTGAGGAGGAAGTTAAGACACCGATGCTGCCTAATTGA